The Delphinus delphis chromosome 10, mDelDel1.2, whole genome shotgun sequence genome includes a region encoding these proteins:
- the MED20 gene encoding mediator of RNA polymerase II transcription subunit 20, whose amino-acid sequence MGVTCVSQMPVAEGKSVQQTVELLTRKLEMLGAEKQGTFCVDCETYHTAASTLGSQGQAGKLMYVMHNSEYPLSCFALFENGPCLVADTNFDVLMVKLKGFFQSAKASKIETRGTRYQYCDFLVKVGTVTMGPSARGISVEVEYGPCVVASDCWSLLLEFLQSFLGSHTPGAPTVFGNRHDAVYSPADTMVQYMELFNKIRKQQQVPVAGIR is encoded by the exons ATGGGAGTGACTTG TGTGTCCCAGATGCCCGTGGCCGAGGGCAAGAGTGTCCAGCAGACCGTGGAGCTCCTCACCCGGAAATTGGAGATGCTTGGAGCAGAGAAGCAAGGAACATTTTGTGTGGACTGTGAGACCTACCACACGGCTGCCTCTACCCTTGGCAGCCAAG GTCAGGCCGGGAAGCTGATGTATGTGATGCACAATTCCGAGTACCCTTTGAGCTGCTTCGCCCTCTTTGAGAACGGCCCTTGCCTTGTTGCTGACACCAACTTTGATGTGCTCATGGTGAAGCTCAAGGGCTTTTTCCAGAGTGCCAAGGCCAGCAAGATTGAGACCCGGGGCACCCGCTACCAGTACTGTGACTTCCTAGTGAAGGTGGGCACGGTTACAATGGGGCCCAGTGCCCGAGGCATCTCCGTGGAG GTGGAGTATGGCCCCTGTGTGGTAGCTAGCGACTGCTGGAGCCTGCTGCTTGAGTTCCTGCAGAGCTTTCTAGGCAGCCACACCCCAGGGGCTCCCACTGTGTTTGGGAACAGGCACGACGCTGTCTACAGCCCAGCAGACACCATGGTCCAGTACATGGAACTCTTCAACAAGATCCGCAAGCAGCAGCAGGTGCCGGTGGCGGGGATCCGTTAG